One stretch of Chitinophaga pendula DNA includes these proteins:
- the rho gene encoding transcription termination factor Rho, which yields MYDILQLNDMLVPELLDIAEKLEVPNAKKLSKQDLIYKILDRQAVMASEGNPANGEEKKTRKRKPVKKDETVQEEVAPAEEKPAAKRGRKAGSTKTKETEETTPATPKSKIKDFDLDLDSIPSLTFDDDEDIILPAFTEDQVEEEEEEEVPAAVAAAPAQKRSVIEEDEDEEEDEDDEEDDEDDFVMPDETLFTQKQRAGKKEPAFNIEFDGIIVSEGVLEMMPDGYGFLRSSDYNYLSSPDDIYVSPSQIKLFGLKTGDTVKGSVRPPKEGEKYFALLKVETINNKQPEEVRDRVPFDYLTPLFPFERLRLTTTPTNYSTRIMDMFTPIGKGQRGLIVAQPKVGKTMLLKEVANAIAANHPEVYLMVVLIDERPEEVTDMERSVKAEVIASTFDEPAEKHVKVSAIALQKAKRLVECGHDVVILLDSITRLARAHNTVAPASGKVLSGGVEANAMQKPKQFFGAARKIENGGSLTILATALIDTGSKMDEVIFEEFKGTGNMELLLDRKLANRRIFPAIDVTASSTRRDELMLEKDMLKRIYILRKHLADMNTEETMNFMLQHMRGTKNNEEFLSSMNG from the coding sequence GCTAAAAAACTCAGCAAACAAGACCTGATCTATAAAATACTCGACAGGCAAGCAGTGATGGCCTCAGAAGGTAACCCGGCCAATGGAGAAGAGAAAAAAACACGCAAAAGAAAACCTGTAAAGAAAGACGAAACTGTACAAGAAGAAGTAGCGCCAGCAGAAGAGAAACCCGCCGCTAAGAGAGGCCGCAAAGCCGGCAGCACGAAGACAAAAGAAACAGAAGAAACTACGCCCGCCACTCCCAAATCCAAAATAAAAGACTTCGACCTGGACCTGGATAGTATTCCGTCTCTTACATTTGATGATGATGAAGATATCATCCTGCCTGCATTTACAGAAGACCAGGTAGAAGAAGAAGAGGAAGAAGAGGTGCCAGCAGCTGTAGCAGCAGCTCCTGCACAGAAACGTAGTGTTATAGAAGAGGACGAAGATGAAGAGGAGGATGAGGATGATGAGGAGGATGATGAAGATGACTTTGTGATGCCTGATGAAACATTATTTACGCAAAAGCAACGTGCTGGCAAGAAAGAGCCTGCTTTTAATATTGAATTTGATGGCATTATTGTTAGTGAAGGGGTATTGGAAATGATGCCTGATGGCTATGGTTTCTTACGTTCTTCAGACTATAACTACCTGAGTTCTCCAGATGATATTTATGTATCACCGTCCCAGATAAAATTATTCGGTCTTAAAACAGGTGATACTGTTAAGGGCTCTGTAAGACCACCGAAAGAAGGTGAGAAATATTTCGCTTTACTGAAAGTGGAGACAATCAATAACAAACAACCGGAAGAGGTACGTGATCGTGTTCCTTTTGATTATCTCACTCCGCTTTTTCCTTTTGAAAGGTTGAGACTGACTACTACTCCTACTAATTACTCTACGCGTATCATGGATATGTTTACGCCTATCGGTAAAGGACAGCGTGGTCTGATCGTAGCACAGCCTAAAGTAGGTAAGACGATGTTACTGAAAGAGGTAGCGAATGCAATTGCTGCTAACCATCCTGAAGTATACCTGATGGTTGTACTGATCGATGAGCGTCCGGAGGAGGTAACAGATATGGAGCGTAGTGTGAAGGCGGAAGTGATTGCTTCTACCTTTGACGAGCCGGCTGAGAAGCACGTGAAAGTATCTGCTATTGCGCTGCAAAAAGCGAAAAGACTGGTTGAATGTGGTCATGATGTAGTGATCCTGCTGGACTCTATCACCCGTCTGGCGCGTGCGCACAATACGGTAGCTCCTGCTTCCGGTAAGGTACTGAGTGGTGGTGTGGAAGCTAACGCTATGCAGAAGCCTAAACAATTCTTCGGTGCTGCCCGTAAGATAGAAAATGGTGGTTCATTGACCATCCTGGCGACCGCGCTAATCGATACTGGTTCTAAAATGGACGAGGTGATCTTCGAAGAATTTAAAGGTACCGGTAACATGGAGTTGCTGCTGGATCGTAAGCTGGCGAACAGACGTATCTTCCCTGCTATTGATGTAACAGCTTCGTCTACACGCCGTGATGAATTGATGCTGGAAAAGGATATGCTCAAACGTATCTACATCCTGCGCAAACACCTGGCGGATATGAATACAGAAGAGACTATGAACTTTATGCTGCAGCATATGCGTGGTACTAAGAACAACGAGGAATTCCTCAGTTCTATGAACGGATAA